From Bdellovibrio sp. KM01:
CGGCATTAAATATCGTGGCCTTTATTTTCAACAAAATCCCAATGGTTCAAACGAAGTGAACAAATGGGTGAACATGCAGCGCGATTTCAATTTGAATTTCTTCTTTGATAAAAAGCAGAACCTGGCGCTGATCACAACCGCTTCCTATGCTGATTTCGATATTCCTGAAACGACCATCGACAAATGGACTATGTACGCAAAAGAATTCTATTTGCGCTACAAACAAAGCAACAACCTGTGGTGGTATGCCGGTCAAATGGATAAAGCCTATGGTATTCGCAACGTGGATCACACGGCTGTAAATCGTTTCCCGACGACGGATGTGGGCTTAAATCAATACGGTCAAACTTTGGGAGTGACGGCACACTTCACTTACCCCACTTGGGATATCGCTGTGAATCCGTTCTTTGGGAACGTATATACGGTGCCTGAGAAACGTCAAAAAGGTTTTTCCGTCGTGGGTGAATACCAAGTCTATGAAAAATTTAAAGTCGGTGGTTCCGTGTTAGCTTCAGAATCTGATGAAACTCGTTGGCGCTTAGCCGGTGCGACGGCTCGCTGGGGACTTTCCAAAGGAAGCTCCCTCTTGGCAGAGGCTGGTTTGAAAGAGCAAACTCGCAAAGGATCAAATTCAGATCCCGTGCTGGGCTCATATGCCTGGGTGCAATCGATGGTCGCTATCGCCCGCGGGTACAATATCCTAACGACGATTGAACAATCCCGCGATGACATTCAAAAGTCTTCGGCGGAAAACTTGAAATACAGTTTTGGCCTTTTGGCTTTTCCACTTCCCCGCACTGAATTCCGCCTGGGTCTTTCCAATGGAAAAACGAATTTGGATGGAACTGGTGTGGATGATTCCTGGGCTTTGCAAACGCAAGTGCATTTATCTTATTAGGAGCGCAAATGGGTAAAATGAAATTTTCAATCTTGCTATGCCTGTTAATGACAAGTTCCTTTGCCAGCGCCCAACCACGTAAGGCAAATGCTAAAACTCGTGTTCCCGCGCAAACGACTCCCTCAGAAACACCTGCCGTGACTGAAGGCACGACGTCTTTTGAAGACAGCACTGAAGCGCCACCCGAAGAACAGACTGCTATCAACCCCGACGCGGAAGCAGATCCCAATCAAGTTGGTGTAACCACGGCTCGTCCTCGGGGCATGCGCTTGCCGGCACAATCTGTCTCGTCCTGGGCTGCCGGCGTGACAACACTACAGTGGAACGAAATCCTTACGCTCTCTCAGCTGGGCACGACGACGAAATCCAATATGAACTTTAATGGCGTAGGTTTGGTTTTACAGAAAGAAACTTATTACCTGCAATGGGGTTGGAATGTCGGCGGGATGCTGGCTGCGGGACGAGCTAACAGCGGTCCTTTTGCTAACGATGTGAAAATTGAACGCCAAGGCTTTACAATGATCGCCCTGACGCCGCGTATATTCTGGCGCCTGACGAACAGTGTGAATATTGGTGGGACTGCGATGATTTACATCCGAAATATCGATCTTCCGACTGGCAATGGAGTCGAAATGACTGCGGGGCGAAAGAACAATGCGGGCTTTTTAGCTGATATGAATTTACGAATTTTTAAAACGTGGGATTTCTATCAAGCAATAGGCCCCATCAATGACGGAGCCTATCTTTGGAAAGTCGGCGTTAATTACCGCTTTTAGAACTATTTTTTAGCTGCTGCTTTGGGTGCTGCCGCTGCGGCACCTACTGGCACTTCAACGTGAACTTTCACATCGTCTTCTGTTCCTACGCCCATGTAGTTAACATCTTTGATTCCGATTTCAGAAGCCTTCACAACGAATTCAGCTTTCAACAAGCCACCTTCAACTTTGTAAGTTCCTTCAACATTAACTGGCTTGTTTTTGATATTGATTGTGGCTTTACCTTTGCCACCTTTACCAGTCGCAGTCACCAAAGTTGCAGTTGGGTATTTATCTGTCTCAAGATATTTTTGAGTGTGCTTGTCACGAAGATCAACGCCCGTTTTCAAACTCTTCATGTTAACAACGATATTCTGAGCTGACACTTGATCGCCTTTAACTTGGGCTGTTCCTTTGATTTGATTTGTTTTTGCCTTGAAATCCCCCATCGGATTCAAAGTCACATCAAACACGACAGACTGTGCAAACGCACTAGAAACACCCAAAGTCACCACTGCTGCTGCAATAACCAATTTCATTAATTTCTCCCATGGTTTTATTTACTGAATGTTGGATATCCAATCATACACAGCTTGCAACTGAGTTGCACTCACTGTTGTACCATTGTCTGGCATATTTTTTGTGCCACCACCCTGCGAGCCTTTCATTCTAAAATAAAGCGACGAACTTAAAGGTTGGCCTGCCTTAACAAAACCCCGGGTGATCATACTGGCTGCGGTCATATTTGAGAAATCTCCACGAGTCGAACCCGCCCCATGGCAACTTAAACAGGAGGAATCAATAACAGCTTTTGCAGCTGCCAATTTTGTATCCACAGTCGAACCCGTCGAACCGCTGGAGTCGGCAAAAATAGCCGGGTCAAAGATCACCTGACTTACGGAATTTGTCGTACCAATTAAACGAGACAGAGAATTGAGTTGAGCATTATTGAGACGGTCATTAAAAAACATGTACTCATAAACCATCCCGCCAGTTGTACCAGCCACCAAAGTCTTGGTTACAAACGAAAACTCCTGCGGACTTCCCGTCTTAGTGATCGTCATCGTCTGCACAATCCCATTCACTAACAAAGAAAAGTCATCGGGCTGTGCACCAGCCCGCAAGGCAATGACCATGCGAGTACCTGTTGACGGAAGATTCACTGTGGCTTGGGCACTGTTGCCCGCTGAAAAAATACGACTGACCGTGATCTTGCCACTCGCAACAGTGACCGAAGTTTCTTCAGCATTCGCACTTCCGGAATAAGCCGTAAAAATCTTACCCGTCATCGCGCGATCTGCAGCGAACACATAACTAAGCTTATCAGCACCCGTATAGGCTTTATCGACTTTGCTGGGCTGACCTTGTTGATACCAACGCACCAAAGAACCACGAGATGGATCCGTCAGAATAGGAAGTTCCTGTGCATCCAGGTAACTTTGACCACTGGCTAACGAAGCCGATTCAAGAATCGCCTGCTGCACCGTAAAGTCACTGCAATTTTGAAACGAAAAAACCATCAGCGGAAGTCCCAGAAGAGTCACCCATTTTAGTTTCCCGGTAATCATAACTGCTCCCATCCGCTGGACTCACAAATCGCCAGAATCAAATACCTCCAGCGATCAACACCTGCAATCGAAGGATTCTTTTCGTACATCATGCGATCTGAAGCCACAAGACCTTGAATCAATCCCGGGTCCGCATCATCGCCGCGATAAAACTGTCCGAATGCCAATTCAATGGATGTTGCCGTCGGAGCCGAGCCCACGACACTGACTTTGCTGACGAAATTATTCACGAATGTATTATTCGACAGAACACTCTGACAGGCTTGGGACTTAAATGCTGCGCGGAGAGTGTTTGTGCCCGTATTCATCGGCGCGAGAATCGTTCCATTGCAATCATTAACGCCGGTTTTGATATCACACGGATATCCAAATGCCGAAGTCTTGTTGGTAAACCATTGATTGGTGATGTTGGTTAAAGTTGTTTTCTCAGTCGCCGAGGAAGCAGACGTTAAAAATATATCGTTAAATAAATTCGTCATATACACCCGGTTTACCAACAGCGGAGACTGCGTCGAGGCAGCTGCGACGGCATTACCCGGATGCTCAGAACCCATGCTGTAATCCAGGTCCCCTGACAAAGAGGAAAGCTCAAAGGGTTGAGCACAGTTTTGAAATGCCTGGGTGAGTACCAAACCGATCGTCAAACCTGCAACTGTAAGTGTGATACGTTTATTCATCATGGCCACCTAGACAACCTTCGGCATCCCCACCAGGGATGTGATAATCCCCGTGGATTCGTTAAAGGAAATCATGGCAGGCGCTGTATTCTCCCACGGATTGGATTCAACCCGCATCAAGCGTGACAAAGTCGAAGTCGCAGAGGCCGTTGAGGGAACACCGCTTAAGTAGCCGCTGATCGCAGCGCCATAACCATTGGTGCCATTCCCCGCGTTTTGACGTAAATTACCAATCACATAGGGACCATTTTTAATAGCTCCAGAAAATGCACTCGTCACCATGCAGGGATAGCCATGTCCTGAAGACTGACCACTCATTGCTGCATTTCGCGCAAATTCTGCAGAAACCTGAATCACGGATTCAGACCACATATTTGCACCCGTAGAAGCTCTGCGCACAGTTTGCAAGCGATCGCGCATTTCCAAAATGCCCGCTAAAATTCCCGAATAGAAATTATGAGTCAGCAACAACGCCGTATAGGCACCTGTGTTGCCGTCCATATCGGTATGGGAGAACGCCAGATTGCCCCCATTTACGAAAAGATTATTTACGTCATCGCCCGCGATATAACTTGTGCGAATGCGAACGTTATTAAAGTTACTGGTTCCAACCGAAACCGAAGCCGTAAGTTCTTTCGTCAAGCAATACTCTGCCAATGCTAATTGCTGATAGAAATCGTTATAAGTAAGTGCCGCCGTCATTTCACGCATATCAAAATCTGGTGCCAGCGTGAAATTTCTTTGCAAATTAAAACCACCACTGTTTACGAAACCGAAAATACCAAACTGTCCAGCCGGACCTGCCAGTGATGACGGAGTGA
This genomic window contains:
- a CDS encoding YceI family protein, yielding MKLVIAAAVVTLGVSSAFAQSVVFDVTLNPMGDFKAKTNQIKGTAQVKGDQVSAQNIVVNMKSLKTGVDLRDKHTQKYLETDKYPTATLVTATGKGGKGKATINIKNKPVNVEGTYKVEGGLLKAEFVVKASEIGIKDVNYMGVGTEDDVKVHVEVPVGAAAAAPKAAAKK
- a CDS encoding cytochrome c, translating into MITGKLKWVTLLGLPLMVFSFQNCSDFTVQQAILESASLASGQSYLDAQELPILTDPSRGSLVRWYQQGQPSKVDKAYTGADKLSYVFAADRAMTGKIFTAYSGSANAEETSVTVASGKITVSRIFSAGNSAQATVNLPSTGTRMVIALRAGAQPDDFSLLVNGIVQTMTITKTGSPQEFSFVTKTLVAGTTGGMVYEYMFFNDRLNNAQLNSLSRLIGTTNSVSQVIFDPAIFADSSGSTGSTVDTKLAAAKAVIDSSCLSCHGAGSTRGDFSNMTAASMITRGFVKAGQPLSSSLYFRMKGSQGGGTKNMPDNGTTVSATQLQAVYDWISNIQ